Genomic window (Musa acuminata AAA Group cultivar baxijiao chromosome BXJ1-9, Cavendish_Baxijiao_AAA, whole genome shotgun sequence):
AACTCGGTGAGCCTCGGCACGAAGTACTCGTCGATGAGCACGTTCTTGGACCGCACGTTGCCGTGCGTGATGGGCGTCTCCAGGCCGGTGTGCAGGTGCGCGAGCCCCCGCGCCACCCCGAGGGCTATCTTGTGCCGTCGAGGCCAGTTCAGCAGCGGCTTTCCGGCTCTGGTGTCTGCGGCGGCGACATCGAAATCGAAACAGAGTCGTGAGCTTTGGATGTGATGCAGTCCAGAAGACGTCGGACTATGGAGATCGCTGCTAATGGACTTACCATGGAGGAGGTCATGGAGGGATCTACTGGGGTGGTAGTCGTAGATGAGGAGCTTCTCCCCTCGCTTCCCTTGGTAGAACGCTCGCAGTGCTGTCAGGTTCTCATGCCGAACTCGCCCGAGCTGCCGGATGACCGGCAAGCACTCCGCTTGGTCCTTGCAGCTACCTTCCCTCAGCAGACGAAGCGAGAtgttgccaccgtcggccagcttCGCCTTGTACACCGTTCCATAGTTCGTCTTCTCCATCACCTGCCCGGTGGCGTTCAGCACGTCCTCGAGCGAGAGGTGCTCCCCGCCCTGGAACACAATCAGTTTCCCGTCTCCGCCGCCGTTTCCGTCCTCCTCGAACACCATGTCCGCCTCCTCGTCCGCCTTCCTTGCCctgttcctcctcttcctcccctgCACCCAGCCAATGGACACCGACGCAAGGACCACCGCCCCGGCCAGCAACCCAATCACGATGCCCGCGATCGCGCCGGAGCTCAGTCCGGAGCCCGACCCGCATTTCCCCAATGGCGGCCCACATAGCCCCGGGTTCCCCTGGAACGCCTCCGCCTTGAACTTGGACTCCCCGAAGGACGCCGGCAATGGCCCTGTGAAGTTGTTGTACGAAAGATTCAACCTTACCAGCTTTCCGAGGCCAGCGAGCGAGTCCGTGATCGAACCGGAGAAGCGATTGTTGCTAAGATCGAGCTCCTCCAGGCCACTGAACTCGGAAACGAACTTAGGGAAAGATCCTTGGAACCGGTTGTTGCTCAAGTCCAAGACTTTAAGCTTGTTGCAGCTCGAGCTGGGCATCGCCGGGTCAGGAACGGAGCCGGAGAGGTCGTTTTCGTGAAGCCGGAGCGAGACAAGGCGGTCGCAGAGGTTCCATATGGAAGGCGGGAGGGCGCCGTCGAGGGCGTTGCCGGCGAGGTCGAGATCGGAGAGTGCGGGGGCGTTCCCGAGCTCGAGGGGGATGGGCCCAGTGAGGGAGTTGACGTCGAGGTAGAGGGACTCGAGGTAGGAGAACAGGCCGAGTTCCGGCGGGAGGGACCCGGCTAGGGCGGCGGCCGGGAGGCGGATGGAGAGGAGGTGGAGTGAGGGGTCGGAGGAGAGGGAAAGGTTGGAGCGGAGGGCCAGGTCGTCCTCGCACCGGATCTTAGCGGCGCTGCCACCGGCAGACCAACGGAGGCCACGCCAGAGGCAGAGGGGGAGTGAAACGTTCCAAGAGGAGAGCTCGGCATTGGTGGCGGAGCCTTGGAGCGCGGGCTTTATCTTGTTGAGGAGAAGGACGACGTCGGCTGAGCTAGGCTCCGACGAAGCGAAGGAGAAGAAGTACACCGCGAAGcagcacaagaagaagaagaagaaggaagaacatGGCAGGAGAGAAAACAGAGGAAAAGGAGCAGCTTTTGGAGGCAAAGAAGGCATCTTC
Coding sequences:
- the LOC103998769 gene encoding putative kinase-like protein TMKL1; amino-acid sequence: MPSLPPKAAPFPLFSLLPCSSFFFFFLCCFAVYFFSFASSEPSSADVVLLLNKIKPALQGSATNAELSSWNVSLPLCLWRGLRWSAGGSAAKIRCEDDLALRSNLSLSSDPSLHLLSIRLPAAALAGSLPPELGLFSYLESLYLDVNSLTGPIPLELGNAPALSDLDLAGNALDGALPPSIWNLCDRLVSLRLHENDLSGSVPDPAMPSSSCNKLKVLDLSNNRFQGSFPKFVSEFSGLEELDLSNNRFSGSITDSLAGLGKLVRLNLSYNNFTGPLPASFGESKFKAEAFQGNPGLCGPPLGKCGSGSGLSSGAIAGIVIGLLAGAVVLASVSIGWVQGRKRRNRARKADEEADMVFEEDGNGGGDGKLIVFQGGEHLSLEDVLNATGQVMEKTNYGTVYKAKLADGGNISLRLLREGSCKDQAECLPVIRQLGRVRHENLTALRAFYQGKRGEKLLIYDYHPSRSLHDLLHDTRAGKPLLNWPRRHKIALGVARGLAHLHTGLETPITHGNVRSKNVLIDEYFVPRLTEFGLDKLMVPAVADEMVSAAKCDGYKAPELQKMKKCGSRTDVYAFGILLLEILMGRKPGKGTGEGADLPALVKVAVLEETTMEVFDVEVLKGTRNPMEDGLVQALKLAMGCCAPAAAARPDMNEVVKQLEENRSRNRSALYTPTDRSEIGTPF